One stretch of Bordetella avium DNA includes these proteins:
- a CDS encoding DUF502 domain-containing protein yields MFKKYFIAGLLIWVPLAITIWVLGLLVATLEGFVPGFLSSESLFGVEIPGFGFVLVIVVVLLTGVLAANLIGRSLFDQWERILGRIPLVRSIYNSVKQVSDTVLAPNGRAFRQAVLIQYPRAGSWTIAFLTGAPSGEVAQHLPGEHLSVYVPTTPNPTSGFFLMMPRSEVVDLDMSVDAALKYIVSMGVVAPPDHSGMHPHPPAEAHRAEP; encoded by the coding sequence GTGTTCAAGAAGTATTTCATCGCCGGCCTGCTCATCTGGGTACCTCTGGCCATCACGATCTGGGTACTGGGGCTGCTGGTCGCCACCCTCGAAGGCTTTGTGCCAGGGTTTCTGTCGTCAGAATCATTGTTTGGCGTCGAGATTCCCGGTTTCGGCTTCGTGCTGGTGATCGTGGTGGTGCTGCTTACCGGCGTGTTGGCAGCCAATTTGATCGGGCGTAGCCTTTTTGACCAGTGGGAACGTATTCTTGGACGCATCCCGCTGGTACGCTCTATTTACAACTCGGTCAAACAAGTCAGCGACACCGTACTCGCCCCCAATGGGCGTGCATTCCGGCAGGCGGTGCTGATCCAGTACCCGCGTGCCGGTTCCTGGACCATTGCCTTTCTGACAGGTGCCCCGAGTGGCGAGGTCGCCCAGCATCTGCCGGGTGAACACCTGAGCGTGTACGTCCCGACTACGCCCAACCCGACCTCGGGCTTTTTTCTCATGATGCCGCGCAGCGAAGTGGTCGATCTCGACATGTCGGTCGACGCGGCATTGAAGTACATCGTTTCCATGGGCGTGGTGGCGCCGCCGGATCATTCCGGCATGCACCCTCACCCGCCGGCAGAGGCGCATCGCGCCGAACCGTAA
- a CDS encoding FmdB family zinc ribbon protein: MPIYAYKCSSCGYAKDVLQKMSDAPLTVCPECGHNTFNKQVTAAGFQLKGSGWYVTDFRNNSASNAATGKAAPAETASAPSSGDAAVSASPPASPPTSSTSD; the protein is encoded by the coding sequence ATGCCTATTTACGCTTATAAATGCAGTAGCTGCGGCTACGCGAAAGACGTGCTGCAGAAAATGTCCGATGCGCCACTTACTGTCTGTCCGGAATGCGGCCACAACACCTTCAACAAGCAGGTGACAGCCGCCGGTTTTCAGCTCAAGGGATCGGGCTGGTACGTAACCGATTTCCGCAATAACAGTGCGAGCAACGCTGCCACCGGCAAGGCGGCGCCTGCCGAAACCGCCAGCGCGCCGAGCAGCGGCGACGCTGCGGTGAGTGCGAGTCCGCCTGCGAGTCCGCCCACCTCAAGCACTTCCGATTAA